A window of the Butyricimonas virosa genome harbors these coding sequences:
- a CDS encoding HRDC domain-containing protein, producing the protein MESNPQLELAYDFLEYTGVNVFLTGKAGTGKTTFLRELKRRSPKRMIVVAPTGVAAINAGGVTIHSFFQLPFGPYVPGSSDTVERGEKLQYTHKFNREKINIIKTIDLLVIDEISMVRADLLDAVDDMLRRYRSKNEPFGGVQLLLIGDLQQLAPVVKEDEWALLKQHYASAFFFHSKALAATRYVAIELKHVYRQQDREFVDLLNRVRENRVDATVLGMLNRRYVPGFKPSDDEGYITLTTHNHQAQRINDVKMAELSTRAYSFKAEVKDNFPTYSYPTEETLVLKQGAQVMFVKNDSSPEKRYYNGKIGKITAINDRSIEVVGKEDGLKIQVTPEEWTNTRYTLDEETREITETVEGTFKQYPLKTAWAITIHKSQGLTFERAIVDANAAFAHGQVYVALSRCKTFEGLVLSSPVTMRSLVSDGAIDEFVREAEQKVPNKEELQQARQSYFRELLLEQFDYEAIRWRLHYLYRVLDEQLRRLYPDWVERYRVAGTKCAEELLAVAERFQNQLERLMPEEGNYEADPVIADRVKKGAEYFREHTMAILGKFLEEAIPEIDNKEVRKLVEQNMERFRGEVNLKLETLKVIGNGFSVKDYLRAKAKALIDAPKVKIKAKRAGTEKVEIAPDILHSKLYETLRAWRNKEAERLKLPVYTVLQQKALLGISNTLPTNSKELLAVPGVGKKIVERYGAVLLDMVDEFRFQQK; encoded by the coding sequence ATGGAAAGTAATCCTCAACTGGAATTGGCGTATGATTTTTTGGAATATACGGGAGTGAACGTGTTTCTTACAGGAAAAGCGGGAACGGGAAAAACTACGTTTCTGCGAGAATTGAAACGGAGATCACCCAAAAGGATGATTGTGGTTGCTCCCACGGGAGTGGCGGCAATTAACGCGGGTGGGGTGACGATCCACTCTTTCTTCCAGTTGCCGTTCGGGCCATACGTACCGGGAAGTTCGGATACGGTGGAGCGAGGTGAAAAATTGCAATACACGCACAAGTTCAACCGGGAAAAGATCAATATTATCAAGACGATTGATTTACTGGTGATTGACGAGATCAGTATGGTGCGGGCAGATTTACTGGATGCGGTGGATGATATGCTGCGTCGTTATCGTTCCAAGAACGAGCCTTTCGGAGGGGTTCAGTTGTTGTTGATCGGTGATTTGCAACAGTTAGCTCCCGTGGTGAAGGAGGACGAATGGGCGTTATTGAAACAGCATTACGCCTCGGCGTTCTTTTTTCATAGTAAGGCTCTGGCGGCAACCCGTTACGTGGCAATCGAGTTGAAACACGTTTACAGGCAACAAGACCGGGAGTTCGTGGACCTGCTAAATCGAGTGCGAGAGAACCGGGTGGATGCCACGGTGTTGGGGATGTTGAACCGGAGGTATGTACCGGGCTTCAAGCCTTCGGATGATGAGGGGTATATCACGTTGACAACACATAATCACCAAGCACAAAGGATTAACGACGTGAAAATGGCAGAATTATCCACTAGGGCTTATTCGTTCAAGGCAGAAGTGAAGGATAATTTCCCCACTTATTCTTATCCCACGGAGGAGACGTTGGTGCTGAAACAAGGGGCGCAGGTGATGTTCGTGAAAAATGATTCATCACCGGAAAAGCGTTACTACAACGGGAAAATCGGTAAAATCACGGCTATTAATGACCGTTCCATCGAGGTGGTAGGAAAAGAGGATGGTCTGAAGATTCAGGTGACCCCGGAGGAATGGACGAACACGAGATACACGCTGGACGAGGAGACGCGGGAGATCACGGAGACGGTGGAGGGAACGTTTAAGCAGTACCCGTTGAAAACGGCGTGGGCGATTACGATTCATAAAAGCCAAGGGTTGACGTTTGAACGGGCGATCGTGGATGCCAATGCAGCATTTGCTCACGGGCAGGTGTATGTGGCGTTGAGTCGTTGTAAGACGTTCGAGGGGCTTGTGTTGAGTTCTCCGGTAACCATGCGTTCGCTGGTAAGCGATGGGGCAATAGATGAATTCGTGCGGGAGGCGGAACAGAAGGTGCCGAATAAGGAGGAATTGCAACAAGCACGGCAGTCTTATTTCAGGGAATTGTTGCTGGAACAATTCGATTACGAGGCGATCCGGTGGCGGTTACATTATTTGTACCGGGTATTGGATGAGCAGTTGCGTCGGTTGTATCCCGATTGGGTGGAACGTTACCGGGTGGCGGGGACCAAGTGTGCAGAGGAATTGTTGGCGGTGGCCGAACGGTTTCAGAACCAGTTGGAACGGTTGATGCCGGAAGAAGGGAATTACGAGGCGGACCCGGTGATCGCGGACCGAGTGAAGAAGGGGGCGGAATATTTCCGGGAACATACGATGGCTATTTTGGGAAAATTCTTGGAAGAGGCTATCCCGGAGATTGATAACAAGGAGGTGAGGAAGTTGGTGGAACAAAATATGGAACGTTTTCGGGGAGAGGTGAATTTGAAACTGGAAACGTTGAAAGTGATCGGGAACGGTTTTTCTGTAAAAGATTATTTGCGGGCGAAGGCGAAGGCGTTAATTGATGCCCCGAAGGTGAAGATTAAGGCGAAACGTGCCGGAACGGAAAAAGTGGAGATTGCCCCTGATATACTACATTCGAAGTTATATGAAACTCTTCGAGCTTGGAGGAACAAGGAAGCTGAACGATTGAAATTACCCGTGTACACGGTATTACAGCAGAAGGCTTTGTTGGGAATCAGCAACACGCTACCTACAAATTCAAAGGAATTGCTGGCAGTTCCCGGGGTCGGGAAAAAGATCGTGGAACGTTATGGGGCAGTGTTACTGGATATGGTGGATGAGTTTCGCTTTCAACAGAAGTAA
- a CDS encoding MFS transporter: MNNWKKVFAIIWTGQFFSILTSSLVNFAIILWLTFETKSAETLAFATIAAMLPQGILGMFSGVFIDRWSRKKIMILSDSFIAFCTLILAFLFYFEQAEVWQIYLLLALRSIGSAFHAPSMQASIPLLAPESQLLRIAGINQMINSACNIAGPALGALAITTLAMPVVLMLDVIGAVLACTSLAFVKIPNPPPSELAEKNNILQDLKEAQREVVSHRGMSLLLILSIMATFFIMPVSVLFPLMTLNHFSGDAFQMSLIEAIWGVGSLLGGVALSIRQYTINKITLINLTYILLGTGFTASGLLSPNAFVWFVVFTAFEGIIGSIYFASFTAIIQTKINPSILGRVFSIYMSLNMLPAMFGLMSTGFLADHVGITNTFVIGGFVVLAIGVVSFCIPSLLQVGKLTIGKNTRNI; the protein is encoded by the coding sequence ATGAATAACTGGAAAAAGGTATTCGCAATTATATGGACAGGACAGTTTTTCTCCATACTGACCAGTTCTCTCGTTAATTTTGCCATCATTTTATGGCTAACCTTTGAAACTAAATCGGCAGAAACTTTGGCTTTCGCCACGATTGCCGCCATGTTACCGCAAGGCATCTTAGGTATGTTTTCCGGAGTATTTATCGACCGGTGGAGCAGGAAGAAAATCATGATCCTGTCTGACAGTTTCATTGCTTTCTGCACACTTATTTTAGCCTTTTTATTTTATTTCGAACAAGCGGAAGTTTGGCAAATCTATCTATTGTTAGCACTACGATCGATAGGTTCGGCTTTCCATGCTCCTTCAATGCAAGCATCTATCCCGTTACTCGCTCCAGAATCTCAATTATTACGGATCGCCGGGATCAACCAGATGATCAATTCTGCCTGTAATATAGCTGGGCCAGCTTTAGGCGCCCTAGCCATTACCACGCTGGCCATGCCTGTCGTGCTTATGCTTGACGTAATTGGTGCTGTACTTGCATGTACCTCGTTAGCTTTCGTCAAAATACCAAACCCTCCTCCTAGCGAACTTGCAGAAAAAAATAACATTCTTCAAGACTTAAAAGAAGCTCAGAGGGAAGTAGTTAGCCACCGGGGAATGTCGTTATTATTAATACTCTCGATCATGGCTACATTCTTTATCATGCCCGTCAGTGTACTCTTCCCTTTAATGACCCTTAATCATTTTTCGGGAGATGCTTTTCAAATGAGCCTAATTGAAGCCATTTGGGGTGTAGGATCTCTATTGGGAGGAGTTGCTTTAAGTATCAGGCAGTACACAATCAATAAAATCACATTGATCAACCTAACGTACATTCTCCTGGGAACCGGATTCACTGCTTCTGGTCTACTCTCACCCAATGCTTTCGTCTGGTTCGTCGTGTTTACCGCATTCGAAGGCATTATCGGATCAATATACTTTGCTTCTTTCACGGCCATTATTCAAACGAAAATCAACCCGTCTATCCTCGGCCGAGTATTTTCCATATACATGAGCCTAAATATGCTTCCCGCCATGTTTGGATTGATGAGTACCGGATTCCTTGCCGATCACGTGGGGATCACAAACACTTTCGTTATTGGTGGTTTTGTGGTACTCGCAATCGGAGTTGTGTCATTCTGTATCCCGTCATTGTTACAAGTTGGGAAGCTAACAATTGGCAAGAATACCAGAAATATCTAA
- a CDS encoding Gldg family protein: protein MIFQIAKNELRNMFCSPIAWLVLFIFAVQTGIEFTGSMAMEVRDSVMGVGLYRVTANCYSGIRGLFSSLQGSLFLYVPLLTMGLMSRERSSGSIKLLYSSPVSNSSIILGKYISLLIYNLILICILLIYVFLGLCIIENVDFWLPFSGLVGLYLIVCTYAAIGLYMSSITSYQVVAALGTLAVLAILNYLPSLGGNIEVVQEITYWFSISGKANQMIDGLICSEDLFYFFIVIGLFLSLSVLKLHSERKVISKSRCIVTCIGILTFVLLLEYVCTRPACMWYCDVTQDKSRTLSKGSQEVMKALDGGLTITTYVNLLDDHRWQGLPANRVYDVRGFRQFTRFKPEIQMRYVYYYDQTDNPILDKLYPNLSMEERARELARVEDLDFDKFLSPEEIREKIDLTSEGNRFVRLLERENGRKTFLRIYNDGQANPGEREIIAALKRLTIVPPKVGFLTGHDERSIRQVGEWDYSAFAANIGFRYSLVNIGFDVEEVDLRDTIPGDIHVLVIADLKKPLTDDEQEYLQRYVDKGGNLFILATATRQELLNPVTRSLGVYFEPGILVQNHKQHQQDLILGEITSEAIHFSPEFFSNKASGKCITMPRAVAINCNGQSDFRITPILETSAKSCWNEQETIDFVNQVATLGPGEQEKSYPLMVMLDREVGSKKQHILVVGCADCISNGELTRTRNDVNSNNYSLIMESFRVLGDGVFPVDVSRPAPVDNAIKIGETGLIVLKWFALFILPLGIVMGGVWVWRRRRK from the coding sequence ATGATTTTCCAAATAGCAAAAAATGAATTGAGGAATATGTTCTGTTCCCCGATAGCTTGGCTTGTATTGTTTATATTTGCAGTACAGACCGGAATTGAATTTACGGGAAGTATGGCTATGGAAGTTCGGGACAGTGTTATGGGTGTTGGTTTATATCGAGTGACGGCAAATTGTTATTCCGGTATAAGGGGTTTATTTTCTTCGTTGCAAGGTTCTTTGTTCCTGTATGTTCCGTTATTGACAATGGGGTTAATGAGCCGGGAAAGGAGTAGTGGTTCGATTAAATTGTTGTATTCTTCTCCGGTTAGTAATAGTTCGATTATTTTAGGGAAATATATTTCTCTGTTGATTTATAATCTAATACTGATTTGTATTTTATTGATTTATGTATTTCTCGGATTATGTATTATTGAAAATGTAGATTTTTGGTTACCGTTTTCGGGACTTGTCGGTTTATACTTGATAGTTTGTACTTATGCGGCTATTGGACTGTACATGTCATCTATTACTTCTTATCAAGTTGTTGCGGCATTGGGGACTTTAGCCGTGTTGGCGATTCTGAATTATTTGCCGTCTTTAGGTGGAAATATCGAGGTTGTGCAAGAGATCACGTATTGGTTTTCAATTTCAGGAAAAGCTAATCAAATGATCGATGGGTTGATCTGTAGTGAAGATTTATTTTATTTCTTTATTGTTATTGGGTTGTTTCTGTCTTTATCTGTATTGAAATTGCATTCTGAACGAAAAGTGATTTCAAAGTCTCGTTGTATTGTAACGTGTATTGGTATTCTGACGTTTGTTCTTTTATTGGAATATGTTTGTACTCGTCCTGCTTGCATGTGGTATTGTGATGTCACTCAAGATAAGTCGAGGACGCTTAGTAAGGGAAGTCAAGAGGTTATGAAAGCATTAGACGGAGGTTTAACAATTACAACCTATGTAAACTTGTTGGATGATCATCGTTGGCAAGGGTTACCCGCTAATCGTGTGTATGATGTTCGTGGTTTTCGGCAGTTTACTCGTTTTAAGCCAGAAATTCAGATGCGTTATGTCTATTATTATGATCAAACAGATAATCCGATACTGGATAAGTTGTATCCGAATTTGAGCATGGAGGAACGGGCAAGAGAATTGGCACGAGTAGAAGATTTGGATTTTGATAAATTCCTTTCTCCTGAAGAGATTCGGGAGAAAATTGATTTGACTTCGGAAGGTAATCGTTTTGTACGTTTGTTGGAACGGGAAAATGGTCGTAAAACATTTTTGCGAATTTATAATGATGGACAAGCTAATCCTGGCGAGAGGGAAATAATTGCAGCTTTGAAGAGATTAACGATTGTTCCTCCTAAAGTTGGATTTTTGACAGGTCATGATGAACGTAGTATTCGGCAGGTTGGCGAATGGGATTATTCGGCTTTTGCCGCAAATATTGGTTTCCGGTATTCTTTGGTAAATATAGGGTTTGATGTCGAGGAGGTTGATTTAAGAGATACGATACCCGGAGATATTCATGTTTTGGTAATTGCTGACTTGAAAAAGCCGTTGACAGATGACGAACAAGAGTATTTGCAACGATACGTTGATAAAGGAGGGAATTTATTTATTTTGGCAACAGCCACTAGGCAAGAATTGTTGAATCCTGTTACACGTTCGTTAGGTGTTTATTTTGAGCCTGGAATTTTGGTGCAAAATCATAAACAGCATCAGCAAGATTTGATTTTAGGAGAAATTACTTCCGAGGCAATTCATTTTTCTCCAGAATTTTTTTCTAATAAAGCTAGTGGGAAATGTATCACGATGCCAAGAGCTGTTGCTATAAATTGTAATGGGCAATCCGATTTTCGGATAACACCAATTTTGGAAACATCTGCTAAAAGCTGTTGGAATGAACAGGAAACGATAGATTTTGTTAATCAGGTAGCTACATTGGGACCGGGAGAACAAGAGAAAAGTTATCCTTTAATGGTTATGCTTGATCGAGAGGTCGGGAGTAAAAAACAGCATATTTTAGTTGTTGGATGTGCTGATTGCATCAGTAACGGGGAATTAACTCGCACGAGAAATGATGTTAACTCTAATAATTATTCTTTAATCATGGAAAGTTTTAGGGTGTTGGGAGATGGCGTGTTTCCTGTAGATGTGAGTCGTCCTGCGCCTGTGGATAATGCCATTAAAATAGGAGAAACAGGTTTAATTGTTTTAAAGTGGTTCGCTTTGTTCATTTTGCCTCTAGGCATTGTTATGGGGGGCGTATGGGTTTGGAGAAGAAGGCGTAAATGA
- a CDS encoding ABC transporter ATP-binding protein encodes MSESILKIEHLYHRYSQQWAVEDINLEIGKRGVWGLLGSNGAGKSTTMNIICGVLSPTRGKVFINGVDLAENPIEAKKYIGFLPQTPPLYTDQNVDEYLGFCARLRGIAKKDVHDAVERVKEKCGIAHFSKRVLRHLSGGYQQRVGIAQAIIHQPALVVLDEPTNGLDPNQIIEIRHLIKEIARERSVLLSTHILPEVQAACNEIRMIEHGEVVFSGTIEEFNNYARPDSFVVTMGNLPNREVLEKIPGIEQVEMLTENCCRVFFSGSQDILEQVVRESVLQEWHLREITLERESLDSVFAQLSNKKLN; translated from the coding sequence ATGAGCGAAAGCATATTGAAAATAGAGCATTTGTACCATCGATATAGTCAACAATGGGCGGTGGAAGATATTAATTTGGAGATTGGAAAGCGAGGTGTTTGGGGATTGTTGGGGTCAAACGGGGCAGGTAAATCGACAACAATGAATATTATTTGTGGGGTGTTGAGTCCAACCCGTGGGAAAGTTTTTATTAATGGCGTGGATCTTGCGGAAAATCCTATCGAAGCAAAAAAGTATATAGGATTTTTGCCTCAAACACCTCCTTTGTATACTGATCAGAATGTGGATGAATATCTGGGATTTTGTGCGAGATTGAGAGGAATAGCCAAGAAAGATGTTCACGATGCGGTGGAACGGGTAAAAGAAAAGTGTGGAATCGCACATTTTAGTAAGCGAGTGCTTCGTCATCTTTCGGGGGGATACCAACAGAGAGTGGGGATTGCTCAAGCGATTATCCATCAACCGGCATTGGTGGTGTTGGATGAACCGACTAATGGATTGGACCCGAATCAAATTATTGAAATTCGACATTTGATTAAAGAAATTGCACGCGAACGTTCTGTTTTGCTTTCCACGCATATTTTGCCGGAAGTACAGGCGGCTTGTAATGAGATCAGGATGATTGAACATGGCGAGGTGGTTTTTTCAGGAACGATAGAAGAGTTTAATAATTATGCACGACCTGATTCTTTTGTCGTGACGATGGGTAATTTGCCTAATCGAGAAGTGTTGGAAAAGATTCCGGGTATAGAGCAGGTGGAAATGCTGACGGAGAATTGTTGTCGAGTGTTTTTTTCCGGTTCGCAAGATATTTTGGAACAGGTGGTTCGGGAAAGTGTATTGCAAGAATGGCATTTGAGGGAGATTACCTTGGAGCGAGAATCTTTGGATTCTGTTTTTGCACAGTTGTCAAATAAAAAATTAAACTAG